In Amycolatopsis coloradensis, one genomic interval encodes:
- a CDS encoding SigE family RNA polymerase sigma factor encodes MARGDDEFVEFVRNSATRLQHAAYLLTSDRHQAEDATQTALAKTYAAWSRVRRKDAYAYARQVLVNHVIDGWRRPIRENATEDIPEQPSGLDLAGAVVQRKWLLDALRTLTDRERAVVVLRHFFDLKESDVAGELGVSVGTVKSTNSRALTKLRITAEDGTELIGGLGR; translated from the coding sequence GTGGCTCGCGGCGATGACGAGTTCGTCGAGTTCGTGCGGAACTCGGCGACGCGTCTTCAGCATGCCGCCTACCTGCTCACCAGCGACCGTCATCAGGCCGAGGACGCCACCCAGACGGCGCTCGCCAAGACGTACGCGGCCTGGTCGCGGGTACGTCGCAAGGACGCCTACGCGTACGCGCGGCAGGTCCTCGTCAACCACGTCATCGACGGCTGGCGGCGCCCGATCCGCGAGAACGCCACGGAGGACATCCCCGAGCAGCCGAGCGGCCTGGACCTCGCCGGTGCCGTCGTCCAGCGGAAATGGCTGCTTGACGCGTTGCGTACGCTCACAGACCGGGAGAGAGCCGTCGTGGTGCTCAGGCACTTCTTCGACTTGAAGGAATCCGATGTGGCCGGCGAACTGGGTGTCTCGGTCGGCACCGTGAAGAGCACCAATTCCCGCGCCCTGACCAAGCTGCGGATCACCGCGGAGGACGGAACGGAACTGATCGGGGGGCTGGGACGATGA
- a CDS encoding copper resistance CopC family protein, with protein sequence MRFKRFGASLLVTGLALLGTASPALAHSELKSSDPARGASLATPPTQIKLTFSGPVTLADDNPIQITGPENASWTVGRAEVAGAVVTAPVQAVGPAGEYTLRYKVTFEDTHAASGSVKFNLSALAASPSQSPASSQAPAGSASPTPQAGETTPEDLVPAWVWIVLAVAVVVAGIVVALRFTRRKG encoded by the coding sequence ATGAGGTTCAAGCGGTTCGGTGCGTCGTTGCTGGTCACCGGGTTGGCCCTGCTGGGCACCGCGTCCCCGGCGCTGGCCCACTCGGAGCTGAAGAGCAGTGACCCGGCGAGGGGCGCTTCGCTGGCGACGCCTCCGACGCAGATCAAGCTGACCTTCTCGGGCCCGGTCACCCTCGCCGACGACAACCCGATCCAGATCACCGGCCCGGAGAACGCGTCGTGGACGGTCGGCCGCGCGGAGGTCGCCGGAGCGGTCGTCACGGCGCCGGTCCAGGCCGTCGGCCCCGCGGGCGAGTACACGCTCCGCTACAAGGTCACCTTCGAGGACACGCACGCCGCGAGTGGCTCGGTGAAGTTCAACCTCAGCGCGCTGGCGGCAAGCCCAAGCCAGAGCCCGGCGAGCAGCCAGGCCCCGGCCGGCAGCGCCTCCCCGACGCCTCAGGCCGGCGAGACCACCCCCGAAGATCTGGTACCGGCCTGGGTGTGGATCGTCCTCGCGGTGGCCGTGGTCGTGGCGGGGATCGTCGTCGCGCTCCGGTTCACTCGCCGGAAGGGCTAA
- a CDS encoding acyltransferase, whose translation MFFDDERSNRLRPQILTELVSQYMNDAERARFYGLPETTRVRERVKIISPENLKIGEHCWIGEGAALDASGGLEIGEHTSIGLNTLIFTHSSWLANMTLQNHSGSDLIERKPVKIGKGCFIGGLVVIMAGVTIGDFATVQPNSVVAKDVPPRSLVAGNPARVFQKYDDEYIQSEVDRVRAENARRRALAEERGDTPGAWGAPAGDFTE comes from the coding sequence ATGTTCTTCGATGACGAGCGCAGCAACCGCCTGCGCCCGCAGATCCTGACCGAACTCGTCTCGCAGTACATGAACGACGCCGAACGCGCCCGGTTCTACGGACTGCCGGAGACGACGAGGGTCCGCGAACGGGTCAAGATCATCAGCCCGGAGAACCTGAAGATCGGCGAACACTGCTGGATCGGCGAAGGCGCCGCGCTCGACGCGAGCGGCGGGCTGGAGATCGGCGAGCACACCAGCATCGGGCTCAACACGCTGATCTTCACGCATTCCAGCTGGCTCGCGAACATGACGCTGCAGAACCACTCCGGCAGCGACCTCATCGAACGCAAACCCGTGAAGATCGGCAAAGGCTGCTTCATCGGCGGTCTCGTGGTGATCATGGCCGGGGTCACGATCGGCGATTTCGCCACCGTGCAGCCGAATTCCGTGGTCGCCAAGGACGTCCCGCCGCGCAGCCTGGTGGCGGGCAACCCCGCGCGCGTGTTCCAGAAGTACGACGACGAGTACATCCAGTCCGAAGTGGATCGTGTGCGAGCCGAGAACGCGCGGCGGCGCGCGCTGGCGGAGGAACGCGGGGACACCCCTGGGGCCTGGGGTGCCCCGGCGGGCGACTTTACGGAGTAG
- a CDS encoding glycosyltransferase family 4 protein: MRIAVVNNFFPPRVGGSAHMAASLAEQYAARGHEVLAITAAYADAPADETKDGYRVVRLPAVKMPQLGLSIDFDMSFASLRPGNWRRLWKLLDEFKPDAVHLHGQFFDLSWLAGLYARRHKLPMLLTIHTLLISDNKLYGGVFRFLDKVLVNPILRYLKPRYVILDKLGVDYCVERYGTSDANSDYFPIAVDTGNFEKPLTLDVRAEHGLGDGPVIVSLGHVIPLRNRLPLVEALPSILDKHPGVKVVVVGRVYHDVFLKRAEELGVADAIIVTGAVPKADVPAYFAAADIVTHDLNGGCGTASLEAMLSGTATIASVTEDNYPGIELRNGENILLVRPDDSEAVANTVIDLLDDPEKRALVAQRESAMVRANFGLDVVAEEHLRTFEKLVTEADVLR; the protein is encoded by the coding sequence ATGCGTATCGCCGTGGTGAACAACTTCTTCCCGCCGAGGGTGGGCGGAAGCGCGCACATGGCGGCGTCCCTGGCCGAGCAGTACGCGGCGCGCGGGCACGAGGTGCTCGCGATCACCGCCGCTTACGCCGACGCCCCGGCCGACGAGACGAAGGACGGCTACCGCGTCGTCCGCCTGCCCGCGGTGAAGATGCCGCAGCTGGGCCTGTCGATCGACTTCGACATGAGCTTCGCCTCGCTGCGGCCGGGGAACTGGCGGCGGCTGTGGAAGCTGCTGGACGAGTTCAAACCGGACGCCGTCCACCTGCACGGGCAGTTCTTCGACCTGTCTTGGCTGGCCGGGCTGTACGCGCGGCGGCACAAGCTGCCGATGCTGCTGACCATCCACACGCTGCTGATCAGCGACAACAAGCTGTACGGCGGGGTTTTCCGGTTCCTGGACAAGGTGCTGGTGAACCCGATCCTGCGCTACCTAAAGCCGCGCTACGTCATCCTCGACAAGCTCGGGGTCGACTACTGCGTCGAGCGCTACGGCACCAGCGACGCGAACTCGGACTACTTCCCGATCGCCGTCGACACCGGGAACTTCGAGAAGCCTTTGACGCTCGACGTCCGGGCGGAGCACGGACTCGGTGACGGTCCGGTGATCGTCTCGCTCGGGCACGTGATCCCGCTGCGCAACCGGCTCCCCCTCGTCGAGGCGCTGCCGTCCATTTTGGACAAGCACCCCGGCGTGAAGGTGGTCGTCGTCGGCCGCGTCTACCACGACGTCTTCCTGAAGCGAGCGGAAGAACTGGGCGTCGCGGACGCCATCATCGTCACCGGCGCCGTGCCGAAGGCCGACGTCCCCGCGTACTTCGCCGCCGCCGACATCGTGACGCACGACCTCAACGGCGGCTGCGGTACCGCGTCGCTGGAGGCGATGCTCTCGGGCACCGCGACCATCGCGTCGGTCACCGAGGACAACTACCCGGGCATCGAACTGCGCAACGGCGAGAACATCCTGCTGGTGCGGCCGGACGACAGCGAGGCGGTGGCGAACACCGTCATCGACCTGCTCGACGACCCGGAGAAGCGGGCTTTGGTGGCACAGCGGGAAAGCGCGATGGTGCGGGCCAACTTCGGCCTCGACGTCGTCGCCGAAGAACACCTGCGTACCTTCGAGAAACTGGTGACCGAGGCCGATGTTCTTCGATGA
- a CDS encoding NAD-dependent epimerase/dehydratase family protein has translation MPDKKVLFTGGGGFIAAHVIPMLIEGGYTVRVFDNMTRGDRARINEFVATGKVELVEKDVRYGGAVREAMRGCTHVIHFATVSINKSVADPHESIDINMVGNHNVFAAAADEGVERLVFASTASVYGDPKRLPMHEDDELKPLTPYCISKRAGEDMLGFYERTKGLSWNALRFFNVYGPGQKIEAYYTSVINHFIQRLRAGQPPIIDGRGDQSMDFVHVTDLARAVVAALESEKANMPINIGTGIDTSIATLAKILIDAVGVNVEPLFNERDVLVSRRAADITRAREVLGWEPKISVEEGMYELVKASEG, from the coding sequence ATGCCCGACAAGAAGGTCCTCTTCACCGGGGGCGGCGGTTTCATCGCCGCGCACGTCATCCCGATGCTGATCGAGGGCGGGTACACCGTCCGCGTCTTCGACAACATGACCCGCGGCGACCGCGCCCGGATCAACGAGTTCGTCGCCACCGGCAAGGTCGAACTGGTCGAGAAGGACGTCCGCTACGGCGGTGCCGTGCGCGAGGCCATGCGCGGCTGCACGCACGTCATCCACTTCGCCACCGTGTCGATCAACAAGTCGGTCGCGGACCCGCACGAGTCCATCGACATCAACATGGTCGGCAACCACAACGTCTTCGCCGCCGCGGCGGACGAGGGTGTCGAGCGGCTCGTGTTCGCCTCGACCGCGTCCGTATACGGCGACCCGAAGCGGCTGCCGATGCACGAGGACGACGAGCTCAAGCCGCTCACGCCGTACTGCATCTCGAAGCGCGCGGGCGAGGACATGCTCGGCTTCTACGAGCGCACCAAGGGTCTGTCCTGGAACGCGCTGCGGTTCTTCAACGTGTACGGCCCCGGCCAGAAGATCGAGGCCTACTACACGTCGGTGATCAACCACTTCATCCAGCGCCTGCGCGCCGGTCAGCCGCCGATCATCGACGGCCGCGGCGACCAGTCGATGGACTTCGTGCACGTCACGGACCTGGCCCGGGCCGTCGTCGCGGCACTCGAGTCGGAGAAGGCGAACATGCCGATCAACATCGGCACCGGGATCGACACCTCCATCGCGACGCTGGCGAAGATCCTCATCGACGCCGTCGGCGTCAACGTCGAGCCGCTGTTCAACGAGCGCGACGTGCTGGTCTCGCGCCGCGCCGCGGACATCACCCGTGCCCGCGAGGTCCTCGGCTGGGAGCCGAAGATCTCCGTGGAAGAGGGCATGTACGAACTGGTGAAGGCTTCGGAGGGATGA
- a CDS encoding DegT/DnrJ/EryC1/StrS family aminotransferase gives MSELEPVVLGQPTVGDEELAAVAEVFRSGWLAGAGPACRRFEERFAKTVGTAHALTTSNCGSALFLGLRVLGVKPGDEVIVGDYTFPATGHAVLQAGATPVFADIRPDVWSADPASIEALITPRTVGILAVDVAGQPGDFDEYRAIADKHGLWLFEDAACAAGATYKTRQAGSLADLAAFSFHGRKGITAGEGGALVSDREDLIAHARKLHTYGIEPAITREGSGALPIPEFHELGYNFRLSDVQAAIMNVQLDRLPDLLSARRSVAKRYHEAFENLPGLDVPVELPDREHPWQAYILTVAPEIDRDALALRIREQGVQCNFGTYASHLQPIYGKKQTLPVSADLFARHLAIPMHANLTDAQVDRVIGTVSAALPS, from the coding sequence ATGTCTGAGCTCGAACCCGTGGTCCTCGGTCAGCCGACCGTCGGCGACGAGGAACTCGCCGCCGTGGCGGAGGTCTTCCGGTCCGGCTGGCTGGCCGGAGCCGGCCCCGCGTGCCGTCGTTTCGAGGAACGCTTCGCGAAGACCGTCGGCACCGCGCACGCCCTGACCACCAGCAACTGTGGGTCGGCACTCTTCCTCGGGCTGCGTGTGCTCGGCGTGAAGCCGGGCGACGAGGTCATCGTCGGCGACTACACCTTCCCCGCCACCGGCCACGCCGTGCTCCAGGCCGGCGCGACGCCGGTGTTCGCGGACATCCGCCCCGACGTCTGGAGCGCCGACCCGGCGTCGATCGAAGCGCTGATCACCCCGCGCACGGTCGGCATCCTCGCCGTCGACGTCGCCGGTCAGCCCGGTGACTTCGACGAGTACCGCGCCATCGCCGACAAGCACGGCCTGTGGCTGTTCGAGGACGCCGCCTGCGCCGCGGGCGCGACCTACAAGACCCGGCAGGCGGGCAGCCTCGCCGACCTGGCCGCGTTCTCCTTCCACGGCCGCAAGGGCATCACCGCGGGCGAGGGCGGCGCGCTGGTCTCGGACCGCGAAGACCTCATCGCGCACGCGCGCAAGCTGCACACCTACGGCATCGAGCCCGCCATCACCCGCGAGGGTTCCGGCGCGCTGCCGATCCCGGAGTTCCACGAGCTGGGCTACAACTTCCGGCTCTCGGACGTGCAGGCCGCGATCATGAACGTGCAGCTGGACCGGCTCCCGGACCTGCTCTCGGCCCGCCGTTCGGTGGCCAAGCGCTACCACGAGGCGTTCGAGAACCTGCCCGGTCTCGACGTCCCGGTGGAACTGCCGGACCGCGAGCACCCGTGGCAGGCCTACATCCTCACCGTGGCCCCGGAGATCGACCGCGACGCGCTCGCGCTGCGGATCCGCGAGCAGGGCGTGCAGTGCAACTTCGGCACGTACGCCTCGCACCTCCAGCCCATCTACGGCAAGAAGCAGACCTTGCCGGTATCGGCGGACCTCTTCGCCCGTCATCTCGCCATCCCGATGCACGCCAACCTCACCGATGCCCAGGTCGACCGGGTCATCGGGACCGTCAGCGCCGCACTGCCGAGCTAG
- a CDS encoding BTAD domain-containing putative transcriptional regulator, with amino-acid sequence MRFGVLGATEVRREDGTAVPIGGPRVRTLFALLALEAGRVVPAERLIDGLYGERPPEGVANALQSQVSRLRGALKELAPVEFSPAGYRLAVDPGDVDVHRFERLAAEGRRSLAAGDAAKAAELLRDALGLWRGTAFADITDAPFRDPQVTRLNELKTSAIEDRAEAELKLGRHEDVLAELREVIDEQPLRERTRALLIRALHAAGRQADALTAFEDARRVLADELGTDPGPDLAAAHLAVLRGETPPVNATTTSLPAQLTSFIGREGDLRHVLGRLDSSRLVTLTGPGGAGKTRLAIETAAAVDLPAVFVELAPYTEDSDIVHAVLTALGLRTVPLGTVTAPVENAPLERLIDALAERPVLLVLDNCEHLIEAAAKLAARLLGAAPALRVLATSREPLGITGEVVSPVPRLAVPPPGTSPARSLEFAAVRLFADRAQASDPGFAVDDETAGDVQRVCAALDGLPLAIELAAARVRTLPVGEIAARLDDRFGLLSRGSRVAESRHRTLRAVVEWSWDLLDEDERLLARRLTVFAGGTTLADAEAVCAVPDVAELLPSLVDRSLVERTGDRYRMLETIRAFFSGKLAEAGETERLRRAHAEHFLALAEEADPLLRTGGQLAWLDRLDAAYDDLLAALRWAAESDVRIALRLSASLVMYWWMRGRRFEGSTLSLEVVKRLGERAPDGLEEEYQLCVLTAAAGLRGHEALDRHLPLVDGLMLNLAKAPRNPALLLLMGVVSGPPGDDDALIKRSRVLLTNSDAWSLALAPTGYGLRALMQGELDTAEEFLLEGAQAFRSIGERWGLSMALDHLSQILIWTNRQAEALETMNEALRLMRELGASDDNADLLCRRGGSKLLHGDAAGARADFELAIEIARRAGMPESRAAGYVGLSFLARHEGDLAAARALSERALAECSGGSFAAEGVRAGAKISLGWVLAAEGDLDGAEELHRLALVSADRWHDSTTMACAVEGLAGVALVRGDAERAAVLIGAAVTIRGTPFAVDLDAALLRTTVRERLGDDFDRAYRRGLGLRGATQLA; translated from the coding sequence ATGCGATTCGGCGTTCTGGGGGCGACGGAGGTGCGCCGCGAGGACGGCACCGCCGTTCCGATCGGCGGGCCTCGGGTCCGCACGCTGTTCGCGTTGCTCGCACTGGAGGCGGGCCGGGTCGTCCCGGCGGAGCGTCTCATCGACGGTCTCTACGGCGAGCGACCACCCGAAGGCGTGGCGAACGCGCTGCAATCGCAGGTCTCACGGCTGCGCGGCGCGCTGAAGGAGCTCGCGCCCGTCGAGTTCAGCCCGGCGGGTTATCGGCTCGCCGTGGACCCCGGCGACGTCGACGTGCATCGGTTCGAGCGGCTCGCCGCCGAGGGACGGCGCTCTCTCGCGGCTGGGGACGCCGCGAAGGCGGCGGAACTGCTTCGCGACGCTCTCGGGCTCTGGCGTGGCACGGCCTTCGCGGACATCACCGACGCGCCGTTCCGCGATCCGCAGGTCACCAGGCTGAACGAGCTGAAGACGTCGGCGATCGAGGACCGCGCCGAGGCCGAGCTCAAGCTGGGAAGACACGAAGACGTCCTCGCCGAGCTTCGCGAGGTAATCGACGAGCAGCCGCTACGGGAACGGACCCGCGCGCTGCTGATCCGCGCGCTGCACGCCGCGGGACGTCAGGCCGACGCGCTCACCGCGTTCGAGGACGCCCGCCGCGTCCTCGCCGACGAACTCGGCACCGACCCGGGGCCGGATCTCGCCGCCGCGCATCTGGCCGTGCTTCGCGGGGAGACGCCGCCCGTCAACGCCACAACCACGTCGCTTCCCGCGCAGCTCACCAGTTTCATCGGCCGCGAAGGCGATCTCCGGCACGTGCTCGGCAGGCTGGACAGCTCGCGGCTGGTGACGCTGACCGGACCGGGTGGGGCGGGCAAGACGCGGCTGGCCATCGAGACGGCGGCCGCCGTGGACCTCCCCGCGGTCTTCGTCGAACTCGCTCCGTACACCGAGGACTCCGACATCGTCCACGCCGTGCTGACCGCCCTCGGCCTGCGGACGGTCCCGCTCGGGACGGTCACCGCGCCGGTGGAGAACGCGCCGCTGGAACGGCTGATCGACGCGCTGGCCGAACGGCCGGTCCTGCTGGTGCTCGACAACTGCGAGCATCTGATCGAGGCCGCCGCGAAACTGGCCGCCCGGCTGCTCGGCGCGGCTCCCGCGCTGCGGGTGCTCGCCACCAGCCGCGAACCGCTGGGCATCACCGGCGAGGTCGTCTCCCCCGTGCCGCGGCTCGCCGTGCCGCCGCCGGGCACGTCTCCCGCCCGCTCGCTGGAGTTCGCCGCGGTCCGCCTGTTCGCCGACCGGGCCCAGGCGAGTGATCCGGGCTTCGCGGTCGACGACGAGACCGCAGGCGACGTCCAGCGTGTCTGCGCGGCGCTCGACGGGCTGCCGCTGGCCATCGAGCTCGCCGCCGCGCGCGTGCGGACCCTGCCGGTCGGCGAGATCGCCGCCAGGCTGGACGACCGGTTCGGGCTGCTCTCGCGGGGCAGCCGGGTCGCCGAGAGCCGCCATCGCACCCTGCGCGCCGTCGTCGAGTGGAGCTGGGACCTGCTCGACGAGGACGAACGCCTGCTCGCCAGGCGGCTGACCGTCTTCGCGGGCGGCACGACCCTGGCCGACGCCGAAGCGGTCTGCGCCGTGCCGGACGTCGCGGAACTGCTTCCGTCCCTTGTGGACAGATCGCTGGTCGAGCGCACCGGGGACCGGTATCGGATGCTCGAAACCATCCGCGCCTTCTTCTCCGGAAAACTCGCCGAAGCGGGCGAAACCGAGCGCTTGCGGCGCGCGCACGCCGAGCATTTTCTCGCCCTCGCCGAGGAAGCCGACCCGTTGCTGCGCACCGGCGGCCAACTTGCCTGGCTCGATCGACTCGACGCCGCCTACGACGACCTCCTCGCCGCGTTGCGCTGGGCCGCCGAGTCCGACGTGCGGATCGCGCTCCGGCTTTCGGCTTCACTGGTGATGTACTGGTGGATGCGCGGTCGCCGGTTCGAAGGCTCGACGCTGAGCTTGGAAGTGGTCAAGCGGCTCGGAGAGCGAGCGCCGGACGGTCTCGAAGAGGAGTACCAGCTCTGCGTGCTCACCGCCGCCGCGGGGCTGCGGGGCCACGAGGCGCTCGACCGGCATTTGCCGCTGGTGGACGGCCTCATGCTGAATCTCGCCAAGGCGCCCCGGAACCCGGCACTGCTGCTGTTGATGGGCGTCGTGTCAGGCCCGCCCGGTGACGACGACGCGCTGATCAAACGCAGCCGGGTGCTGCTGACGAACAGCGATGCCTGGAGTCTCGCCCTCGCGCCGACCGGTTACGGCCTTCGCGCGCTGATGCAGGGCGAACTCGACACGGCGGAAGAGTTCCTGCTCGAAGGGGCCCAGGCGTTCCGCTCGATCGGGGAGCGCTGGGGCCTTTCGATGGCCCTCGACCATCTGTCCCAGATCCTGATCTGGACGAACCGGCAGGCCGAAGCCCTCGAAACGATGAACGAGGCCCTGCGGCTGATGCGGGAACTCGGCGCGTCCGACGACAACGCGGACCTGCTGTGCCGTCGCGGCGGCAGCAAGCTGCTCCACGGCGACGCGGCGGGAGCGCGGGCGGATTTCGAACTCGCCATCGAGATCGCGCGCCGCGCAGGAATGCCCGAAAGCCGGGCGGCCGGGTACGTCGGGTTGTCGTTCCTCGCCCGGCACGAGGGCGATCTGGCGGCGGCCCGCGCGCTGAGTGAACGCGCGCTCGCGGAGTGCTCCGGTGGTTCGTTCGCGGCCGAGGGGGTGCGCGCCGGGGCGAAGATCTCTCTCGGCTGGGTCCTTGCCGCCGAGGGTGACCTCGACGGGGCCGAGGAACTGCACCGGCTGGCGCTGGTGTCGGCGGACCGCTGGCACGACAGCACCACCATGGCCTGCGCCGTCGAGGGTCTCGCCGGGGTCGCGCTGGTGCGGGGCGACGCCGAGCGGGCGGCGGTCCTGATCGGCGCGGCGGTGACCATCCGGGGCACCCCGTTCGCCGTCGATCTGGACGCCGCCCTGCTCAGGACGACCGTGCGGGAGCGGCTCGGTGACGACTTCGACCGGGCCTACCGCCGCGGGCTCGGCCTGCGGGGCGCCACTCAGCTGGCCTAG
- a CDS encoding C45 family peptidase → MTYVAGSPEDFLAVRHLTLRGSQAEIGHALGAEVKARSDWSPSPLDPAVAKARRTWFARNWPQYAARTAGFAEAHGFPADAAVSFDDASALPAGSGCSALWTGSELGRNYDFFTMSWTQLGAVLAGEEPVDDGTVPMASRPYVLTTIPDDGIASTSLTMSTMDGGTEGVNEAGLVVSLLMAEVETAMPLDHGPQAGLSVLQVCRYLLDTCETVDEAKEAMMLAKQYAHGAPCHYIVADASGRGFVYERGAHDVEYFVEVADGPLCVTNHLLHRHPDLDALPEDTPETMRTYERLRTITKEADAGPRDALDAVSFAVEPGAPWRTLWRSVLDPAARTLSTRFYLGDGENGTTRHTPELTFGVSR, encoded by the coding sequence ATGACCTACGTAGCGGGATCTCCCGAAGACTTCCTCGCCGTGCGGCATCTGACGCTGCGCGGCTCCCAGGCCGAAATCGGCCATGCCCTCGGCGCCGAAGTGAAGGCGCGCTCGGACTGGTCGCCGTCGCCGCTCGACCCGGCCGTGGCCAAGGCGCGGCGTACCTGGTTCGCGCGGAACTGGCCGCAGTACGCGGCGCGCACCGCCGGGTTCGCCGAGGCCCACGGATTCCCCGCCGACGCGGCCGTCTCCTTCGACGACGCGAGTGCCCTGCCCGCCGGATCGGGTTGTTCGGCGCTGTGGACGGGGAGCGAGCTCGGCCGCAACTACGACTTCTTCACCATGAGCTGGACTCAGCTGGGCGCGGTGCTGGCCGGGGAGGAGCCCGTCGACGACGGGACCGTGCCGATGGCGTCACGGCCCTACGTCCTGACGACGATCCCCGACGACGGCATCGCCTCGACGTCCCTCACGATGTCCACAATGGACGGTGGCACGGAGGGGGTCAACGAGGCGGGGCTCGTCGTCTCCCTGCTGATGGCCGAGGTCGAGACGGCCATGCCGCTGGACCACGGTCCGCAGGCCGGTCTATCGGTGCTGCAGGTGTGCCGGTATCTGCTGGACACCTGCGAAACCGTCGACGAGGCCAAGGAAGCGATGATGCTCGCCAAGCAGTACGCGCACGGCGCGCCCTGCCACTACATCGTCGCCGACGCCTCCGGCCGCGGCTTCGTGTACGAACGCGGAGCGCACGACGTCGAGTACTTCGTCGAGGTGGCCGACGGGCCGCTGTGCGTCACGAACCACTTGCTGCACCGTCATCCGGATCTCGACGCGCTGCCCGAGGACACCCCGGAGACCATGCGCACCTACGAGCGGCTTCGCACCATCACCAAGGAGGCGGACGCCGGGCCGCGCGACGCGCTCGACGCGGTGTCCTTCGCGGTCGAGCCCGGCGCGCCGTGGCGGACGTTGTGGCGCAGCGTCCTCGACCCGGCGGCCCGCACCCTGAGCACCCGTTTCTACCTGGGTGACGGCGAAAACGGCACCACGCGGCACACGCCGGAACTCACGTTCGGGGTCTCTCGGTGA